From the genome of Pseudomonas sp. gcc21, one region includes:
- a CDS encoding PilZ domain-containing protein, whose product MQTIDDSIQDKRDFYRIEDKLALDYRVIKGPDLSDAQLESPQFQMLSELQVLEQESQHLLRQIGERDRSLAAYLKIVNKRIELVARTLVTQAADTPTDKLQVTLSEGGMSFTATEPLEPETWLALRLVLMPSPLGLVIPARVLRCDCAEAAGSWTIGVSFEALSDPERQLLARHILQKQAQEIRAAKTERIQL is encoded by the coding sequence ATGCAAACGATTGACGACAGCATTCAAGATAAAAGGGATTTTTACCGCATTGAAGATAAGCTTGCCCTGGACTACCGGGTCATTAAAGGACCGGATCTGTCCGATGCGCAACTCGAGTCGCCGCAATTCCAGATGCTCAGCGAGCTTCAGGTGCTGGAGCAGGAATCCCAGCATCTGCTGCGCCAGATAGGTGAACGTGACCGTTCACTGGCGGCCTACCTGAAGATTGTAAACAAGCGCATCGAGCTGGTTGCCAGAACGCTGGTTACCCAGGCTGCCGATACGCCGACGGATAAGCTGCAGGTGACCTTGAGCGAAGGAGGTATGTCCTTCACGGCCACCGAACCGCTCGAACCCGAAACCTGGCTTGCACTGCGGCTGGTACTCATGCCCTCTCCGCTCGGGCTGGTGATTCCAGCGCGGGTGCTACGCTGCGATTGCGCCGAAGCAGCCGGCAGCTGGACCATAGGTGTCAGCTTCGAAGCACTAAGCGATCCGGAACGCCAGCTGCTCGCCAGACATATTCTGCAGAAACAGGCACAGGAAATACGTGCCGCGAAAACCGAAAGGATTCAGTTATGA
- a CDS encoding phosphodiesterase, which produces MNILNARLLAFSLLLTTPLAGADTLTIPVGQQHSSAVSIELPLRGQSAASVIQRHGEPAVRHTAVGEPPISRWDYQGFSVYFEANTVVHSVLQHRPKAN; this is translated from the coding sequence ATGAACATTCTGAACGCCCGTTTGTTGGCTTTTTCTCTCCTGCTCACCACACCGTTAGCAGGGGCAGACACTTTAACCATTCCGGTTGGGCAGCAGCACAGCTCAGCTGTCTCGATCGAACTACCTCTGCGTGGCCAGTCAGCCGCATCGGTTATCCAGCGCCACGGCGAGCCAGCGGTACGTCATACGGCCGTTGGCGAGCCGCCTATAAGTCGTTGGGATTATCAAGGCTTCAGCGTGTACTTCGAAGCAAACACCGTCGTACACAGCGTCCTTCAGCACCGGCCGAAGGCTAATTGA